A region of Mauremys mutica isolate MM-2020 ecotype Southern chromosome 24, ASM2049712v1, whole genome shotgun sequence DNA encodes the following proteins:
- the JSRP1 gene encoding junctional sarcoplasmic reticulum protein 1, with protein MAEVWVEKDKEFVDPWICNTNTLTSRLSKLPEIFSSIQYTGLPGSDMATGTCEVLERDLECPEAIKELPVLVERILRLSREDLRKDAEVPQSEEEVNRSSHGIEKERNTLHVIEKDLDEFVESITDTPVVPAITVTRVERVEEPASSASPQVPKTLPVKRKAEPHTIGPRKEEVPWEGLTLNKIILIASFVALLSMGFQVFQDVIDVDDEVPEAEPSLRAQPVRRLPEDGAGERGELRFFKSWLSWWEPEAAGDPEAKVDSPARAEPRRGQEKPSALKKEVEKPRESEVAQSERGGKKGMQPKDRPPEGQASKMHRAPPAGSEEEEEEEGQQRSSKRARGEGKEGKRREGKERPRRDEGKGRHPKPDSAAQGPGRKEHRQDESWKRDSKQQRGEHKGRKPWEQHKFREGKRHD; from the exons ATGGCTGAGGTGTGGGTGGAGAAGGACAAGGAGTTTGTGGATCCTTGGATCTGCAACACCAATAC acttacatccaggctctccaagcttcctgaaatattctcttctattcaatata CAGGACTCCCTGGAAGTGACATGGCAACAGGCACCTGTGAGGTATTGGAAAGAGACCTGGAGTGTCCTGAGGCCATAAAAGAGCTGCCAGTGCTGGTAGAGAGAATTCTAAGGCTGTCAAGGGAGGACCTGAGAAAAG ATGCTGAAGTGCCACAAAGCGAAGAGGAGGTAAACCGTAGCTCACAC GGGATAGAGAAGGAGAGGAACACGCTGCACGTCATCGAGAAGGATCTAGACGAGTTTGTGGAAAGCATAACTGACACACCAGTTGTCCCGGCGATTACAGTGACGAGGGTAGAAAGGGTGGaggagccagccagctctgcttcgCCACAAG TTCCCAAGACCCTTCCAGTGAAGAGGAAGGCCGAGCCCCACACCATCGGCCCCAGGAAGGAGGAGGTCCCCTGGGAAGGCCTTACCCTCAACAAGATCATTCTCATCGCCTCCTTTGTCGCTCTGCTAAGCATGGGCTTCCAGGTCTTCCAAG ATGTCATCGACGTAGACGACGAGGTTCCCGAAGCAGAGCCCAGCCTGCGGGCCCAGCCTGTGCGCAGGCTTCCCGAGGATGGTGCCGGCGAGAGG GGAGAGCTGCGGTTTTTCAAGAGCTGGTTGAGCTGGTGGGAGCCGGAAGCAGCAGGAGACCCTGAAGCCAAGGTGGACTCCCCAGCCAGGGCAGAGCCGAGAAGGGGCCAGGAGAAGCCGAGCGCGCTGAAGAAGGAGGTGGAGAAGCCCAGAGAGAGTGAGGTGGCTCAGTCGGAGAGAGGCGGCAAGAAGGGGATGCAGCCCAAGGACAGGCCCCCCGAGGGCCAGGCCAGCAAAATGCACAGGGCCCCCCCAGCAggctctgaggaggaggaggaggaggaagggcagcAGCGCAGCAGCAAGAGGGCCCGTGgcgaggggaaggagggcaagcggagggaggggaaggagcggcCCAGGCGGGACGAGGGGAAGGGCCGCCACCCCAAGCCCGACTCAGCAGCCCAAGGGCCAGGCCGCAAGGAGCACCGGCAGGATGAAAGCTGGAAGCGGGACTCTAAGCAGCAGCGAGGGGAGCACAAGGGCCGGAAGCCCTGGGAGCAGCACAAGTTCAGGGAAGGCAAGAGGCACGACTGA